From Streptomyces sp. SAI-135:
GCTGCGAGCCGTGCACCAGGCTGCCGTTGAAGAACAGGACGTCCCCCGGCGCCATGTCGACGGGAACCGCGGCGAGCCCCGGAGGCGGTGCCACGTACTCCCGTGCGAACGACACCGCGGAGTCCGCGAGTTCGGGACAGAACAGGTCCATCCGGTGCGTGCCCGGGACCACTTCGAGGCCTCCGTTGTCCCGGTCGATCTCGTCGCAGGCCACCCAGGCCGCGACGCAGGTGCCCGGCTCGACCCGCAGATAGAAGTTGTCCTGGTGCAGCGCCTGCCCCCGCGCGCCCGGCGGCTTGAAGTAGAACATGCTCTGCGCGGCCAGCACCTCCTCCCCGAGCAGCGACTCCAGCACCTCCCGCAGCCGCTCGTCCAGCAGGAACCGCAGCGCCAGGTCGTCGATCTCGTGCGGCTGCATCACACGCGGATACCTCCGCAGCGGATCCGTCGACTCGCCCGGTGCACTCGGCTCGAAGTGCCCCGGCACCGGACCGCCCGCGTGCAGCGCCGTGAACCGCCCGCACAGCCGGTCGATCTCGTGGCGTGCGAACAGCCCGCGGACGACCGTGAAGCCGTCCTCCTCGAACTGCCGGAGCCCTGTCTCGATGCCCGTGACTGTCATCCGGTCACTCCCTGGTCGTCCCTGGTCGGATGTGTTCCACTCGTCACGCTAGGCCGCAGCCCGTGCGAGGAGGATGCCCGTGACCGCCCACGGATTGCCCGAGACGACTGCGTCCGCGGACCCCGGGCCACCGCCGGGTCTCGTGGTCGTCGGCCGCTACGACGAACTCCCGGGCTACACCATGCACCGACCGGGCGGCGCCGACAGCTGGCTGTTCACCTGGACGGTGCACGGCCGGGGCACCCTGCGCCAGGGACGGACCGAGACCGTCGCGGACGCCGGGGACCTGGTGGTGCTCGCCCCCGGCACCCCGCACCGCTACGGCGTCCGACAGGGCGCCGAGCACTGGGAGTTCTGGTGGGCGCACTGCGCAGCCAGACCGTCCTGGACCGCCTGGCTGAAGCCGTACGGCAGGGGAGACGGTCTGTACGTCATCACCCCCGCCCGCCCTGGCCCCCCGGGCGCCCCGGATTCCGTGGACCGCGCGGATCCCGCCGACGGCGGGCCGCACGCCCGGATCGATGCCGCCTTTCGCCGGATGCTCGCCGACGCCCGCTGGACCGGTACGGGCACCCCGCCCGCCCCGGCCGCGCCCGGCGACCGCGTCGCCGTCGCCGTCGCCGTGGCGCACGGCAGCACCGCACGCGAACTCGCCCTGGGCGCACTGGAGGAGGTCGTCCTGCTCGCCGCCGGCTCCGCGCACGCGACCCGGACCGGGACCGGGATCGACCCCCGGGTCCAGCGCGCGCAGGAGCTGATCGCGGCGGACCCCGGCGCCCCGCACACGGTCCGGTCGCTCGCCGGGCAGGTCTCGCTGTCACCGTCCCGGTTCGCCCACCTCTTCACCCGGCAGCTCGGCCGCTCGCCCATGCGGGCGCTGCGCGAGGCCCGGCTGCAACACGCCGCCCGGCTGCTGGAGAGCACCGACCTGTCCGTGGAACGTGTCGCGGCCGCTTCGGGTTTCGCCAGCCCCTTCCACTTCAACCGCGTCTTCCGCGACCGCTACGGCACACCGCCCGGGGCCTACCGGGCCGCGGGCCCAATGGTTGGACCATGACATCGCGGGACCGCCGGGACGCGCTGTGTAGTGGACGTTCAATGGTTCCCTGGATCCCTTCGCGGAGTTAACTGGGTCCTGTTTCCAAATACGGAATCACCCCAGCGGCATTCCTCGGCGCTTCGGTGTTGACGAATCGTCTATCTATGCGGGGAGAACGGGAAGCGCAAAACCGCGAGATCACTTGTTCGACGTCCCTGACCTGTGCAAAGGTGTGCCTTGTCGGCGCACAGACAATGCATATTCCCCCTGTGTGCTCTTGACCCGCTCCGTACGCCCCTCATGCTTCAAAAGAGCTGTCCCAGGCGGACGCACCCATTGGTATGGACTTAATGCAATGCAGCATGCCCTCGGGAGGAAATGCCGCCGTGAAGGATGCAGGCCTGTCGAATTCCCCGTCTCCGGTTCGCCCGTACGACGTCACGGACGAACAGCTGAGCGCCGAGCTCAAGAAGTGGAGCGGCACGACGCCGGCCCTGC
This genomic window contains:
- a CDS encoding phytanoyl-CoA dioxygenase family protein — its product is MTVTGIETGLRQFEEDGFTVVRGLFARHEIDRLCGRFTALHAGGPVPGHFEPSAPGESTDPLRRYPRVMQPHEIDDLALRFLLDERLREVLESLLGEEVLAAQSMFYFKPPGARGQALHQDNFYLRVEPGTCVAAWVACDEIDRDNGGLEVVPGTHRMDLFCPELADSAVSFAREYVAPPPGLAAVPVDMAPGDVLFFNGSLVHGSQPNRTADRFRRSFIGHYVGASTERIGHYYRTLSMSGARVPLPESEGAGPCGTEFAPHGPH
- a CDS encoding helix-turn-helix domain-containing protein; protein product: MPVTAHGLPETTASADPGPPPGLVVVGRYDELPGYTMHRPGGADSWLFTWTVHGRGTLRQGRTETVADAGDLVVLAPGTPHRYGVRQGAEHWEFWWAHCAARPSWTAWLKPYGRGDGLYVITPARPGPPGAPDSVDRADPADGGPHARIDAAFRRMLADARWTGTGTPPAPAAPGDRVAVAVAVAHGSTARELALGALEEVVLLAAGSAHATRTGTGIDPRVQRAQELIAADPGAPHTVRSLAGQVSLSPSRFAHLFTRQLGRSPMRALREARLQHAARLLESTDLSVERVAAASGFASPFHFNRVFRDRYGTPPGAYRAAGPMVGP